The DNA window GGCCATACATCCCTACTTTTATAAGACCTACtcgataagttttttttcttctcaCTGTCACGATCTGGAATATTCGAGTTCTTATTTCATTGTTCCttggttattatttaattaaagaatcGTTTCAGAGTTAAAGGATTTATTGAATAACTTTGCCAGAAACATAATATGCGGCGAATAAAGAATCATGTCCTTTGTTTGACAGTGgattgaaaatgttattttatcagtaggtaggtacctacaacatattatttatatttggctaCATGTTGTGATAAGTGTGGCGATATACATTTTATCAAGTCCTGTAAACACATTAATCTCGTCACATGTTCAAATTTGTATCAATATGCAGATAAAAGAACTTCTCtgctaacaaaacaaaaaccggCTAAGATTAAATAAGATTCGTACACAAACGTTTTTGTACCTAgatgaaatatgaaaaaaaattaaattagataaTCACACGTAGGGTTCTCTACCAAGCTGCGATATGGAACAATGGATAAGTCTTATTTAGATTGAGCAAAAACACCATAGAAACGCGTTTCTTGTATGGTTTAGTTGAAACTCTTATTGTTGTCgttatctcatcatcatcatgaccaACCCcgttgccggcccactacagggcgaaatgagaaggatttaggccataGTTTACCATGCTGGCTAAGGGCGGAtcggtagactccacacacctttgggaatgtaatggagaactctcaggcttgcaggttccctcaagatgtttttcttcacctttAAGCAAATGCAATTGTGGCAATTTCtaacatatttattgttttaattagaacaattttttgaaaaacgaattatgaattttatgaaatatattgcactgtaagtttattcttacttctaatgtttaaattattgcagtcacattttttcttaaatttagaaatgtttttataaacatacattaaattttaccaaatagcagtgccggattaagcaagcgcggggcccgtagcaaattcttttaaagagcccttgatctgctatatGGCtctgtgtgtatgtatgtgtgtgtgtgtgtgtgtctatgtATCTATGTGACCTTCTTCTATCTTATAGGAAGTTGGAAAACGGAAGCCGGATGCGCATATTTGCAGTGCCTATTAGAAACGAGGGGGGATATCATAGTTACGTAACGGCGCAGATCCCTGCGTTTCCCCGCGGATTTGCGGTTCAATGGTGGAATTAGAAAGGTGATTATTCAGATGCAAATGTACGTGCTGCCTACACACAtgtgtacctacttagtttGAAATGAAATCGCTAAGCGAACCAAGATTATGTCGCTTGCCTACTACTTACCTATATTTTAACCGACACAAGTCGatgtgtttttttatcgttGTATTGGCCACTGTAAGTAATTTAGATGGAACACTTTGGAAAAACTTTAATCCCGCTTAGGGGgctccataaattacgtgaggtttttttttattttctgttctcccgacgtaagattagatgagatttgactcgactcAACCCCCTGCCCCCTTTAACTTCTcgcgtattttatgaacgcccccttgCTGCCACTTAAAGTAATTAAGAAGTGACCTTGGGTGACGAGGagtaaaatagaatatttttggCAAATAATTGGAAAGAATTCCATTTAATCTTGAACTAATATTGCCCTATGACAATTATGGATAGACTTTGGATAGTAACCATCTAAAGTCCTATAATAATAAGACTTTAGGTCTTACTACCTACGTATCCATctcaatttttttcattaaacgcAAATAGGTTGaccatttatttctctttttcatACAGTTCTTATGTTTTATCCAGCGAAGCCGTGGAGGCCTAACGGTTTAGTTTTTTCTAATTCAGTTCCGTTTCCTCTTTGACGAAATTATCTACGTAATTAGACAAATGACATTGTTGTAAAAAGTAGGGAAACTATCCATCCTTATCGTCAGCTTATTACCGTCTCACAGGAATTCAAAGCTTATACCACACTGCGGCAATTATTAGATCTTTTTATCAAACTATCTCGATAGCATTCGGTTAgcgcattttttttgtaagaatacTACAAGTTTgaccttggctgcaatctcacgttGTGATTGGTGATAAcctttaagatggtagcgggctaaccggttaggtgTATGAcaattaggtatattaaaaaccGATACGCGTAAtgggtttctacacggcatcgtaccggaacgctaaatctcttagcggcacatctttgttggcggggtggtaactagcctttGTTATGGGATTCTTCTTAAACCGTGGCGCATTTTGACCCTCGTAGCtgtagtttaaagtttatgaaTGTTGTGATCGAATATCGCCATCACCTCACTAACATGTGCATACACACTTCTTATGttatggcctacttgaataaatatatttttcactttgacttttaaaattaaacatagcgCGCCATAGCGAGAGAGTTACTGACATCTCGGATAgtaaggtaaaataaatttaaaggatAGATCCCCTACCTCTAAACCTGCTAATAAATTCGACAATCCCTGTCCGTATGTATCGTGGAAGTGAAGTGCGATGTTGTCAGGGGTCGTTACTGACAACACCTCGCGCATTAGCTTGCGCACAGAGCCTGCCGTGCCAACGCCGATCGTGTCACCCAATGACACCTCGTAGCAACCCATGGCGAAGAGTTCTTCTGTTATCTACGAACATTGAACCGTGTTTAAGGTGCAAATAATTGAACCTGTACttaaatattacatacataaagGTTCAATTATTAGggttaaaatatttagttttttttttatttaccttggCAATTGCTTTTGGACTGATGGGACCATCATAAGGGCATCCTAGAATACAGGACACATAGCCTCTAACTCTAATCCCATCTTTTACAGCCTGATCTGCCACCAACTTGAATCTCTTGAGACCTTCCTCCACAGAGCAATTGAGGTTCTTTTGGGAGAATCCCTCTGAACCAGCAGGAAAAATTGCTATTTCTTCAATATTGCAAcctttctataaaaaaaaaaaaaaacaatatatttaagcACTTATTTTCAAGTTTGggaattataagtacctattaattttgtaaaaactgTTGAATACATTTAGTGCAACAGcataaattacaaattcttTTTTCCTTTGACTGTCAAAGTACCATTGAGAAGCTAAGTGGCCCAATTTGAAGAGTACAGCTATTACTGACAATGATTACTTTTgtctcagaattaagaacatacagaaccttTTTAGGCATTATTGTGTCCAAAGACAGTGAAAacccgcgcacatctcacttcacaccccaGAATGTTGTtagttcacaaacttttccccaatttatggtaaacattgaacatgtgtttaaaaataagtaaagtcaatGGCTATATGGAATGAAATGACTAACcacctgtttgagaaacactacttaagtggagtggtttttggtgctttaatattagtcatgtacacagtttctgtatgttcttaattctgtgacttaatatatattaataacaaaataagtgACTGGCATATTGATTTAAAATCCTAAGAAATCAGTGACTCGGACATATTCaacatatttaacaaaaaaaaacatgtcacaGCGTAGCAGGCGGGCATTATTTAGGAGGCCAAAGATTAGCTAGGTCCTCAAAGGGctgtaatggtaataataatgatgatatgtttaccctaataaataaacataaaaaataataaacatgcttTTCTCTTAACTTACAGCTGTTTCATATCCCTTTAGGTTTGGTATTAGTACTGGATAGTTAACGCCTTGAACTCTCTTTATACTCTTCATAACTTCACTACCATCACTCATTTGTTTGACCCATTTGGGGCTAACAAAACTAAAACCAAAATGTTCAAAATATCTATCCATACAGTTATAAGATAAACTTATTGTTCTCGTAAAGAAGCTAAATTACTCCCTGTACCTTTCTTTTCTAAATACCTAGTGCAAAACATTTGCAGAATAATGTCTATTCTGCAcacataatacaataattaaacaacattaaattaataattacaaaaaatagataaatcataataattagcATTACCTTGcagattcaatattttttatgccaGCATTAGCTAGTTTATGTATAAGCTCAGTTTTTATTTCTGTTGGTACAAACTTTGATTCATTCTGCAGCCCATCTCTTGGACCCACTTCGTAAATGCGAATTTCAGGTACAGTTGTACTCTAAGAAAAATTTTTGGTTAAGAtgttaaataaatcttaataactAACTAAAATGGTCGCAGAGTACTGATTAAAGTTCTGTGTTGAATAGCAAGGCTATGAAATATTTATGTCTTTGAGTAtggaaattatgttttaaaaattctagAAAACTCCTTCCAGGCACTCCACTATGAACTTGTAACCTTGAAGACTCAGAGAGATTGGCATGTTCAGCTATTTCAACTCTGGCCTCTGGTTTTGATTTGACCTCCATAATACCAAAGTCTAATTTGGCTCTCTTTGGCTCTGGCTTCCTGCTCCCACCCTCCAATCTGTGGCCCTGCGTCATCGATGGAGGGGGTGGAAGGGAATGATAAACTCCCCATCCGCTCTAAAATATATAGTATCAAAATCATAATACCTACAATTGTCCGACATATTGCGGCACTTGCCGaagatttatgaatataatttcttataaattGCATTATTCTAGCACAGTTTTAAAGCCGATTAACCTTTAAACcacaatgtattaaaactttaaaaaatatttttaattaatgttacgTTTACTCCATTTGCTTATCAGCAAGTTaatgataaccaaaaaaaaataattattagataCGTCAAGTGATAGCAAattgttaaattcaaattagctGGTAAATAGTTGGCAGTCCTGTTGGATAGACTTGGTAAATGGTACTACAGAAGTGCCAACTATGATTCTATACGGATTCTATATCTATACACTCTCTTAAAGTTTACAGCAACAAAAGTTTAGTCTATGATCAAAACTCTGCAAATCTCGAAAACTGTAATATAAGTACTTACTAAGTACGGCTTAGGGCAGTAATTTTGGGCGAAAGAACTAAAAGAAGAGAAATTCAATCCTAGCTgtcatttaaaaagtaattgattgattttctattaccgaaaaaaaaacgattaatgTTGGCATTTGagaaaatattgatatttttttttgtccaagGCCTAGTCATGTCAAATGTCAATAATTGACATATGACAATTCGCAATTGTCAAACAAATTGTTACGATAGGTACCGGTAAAGttgtaatttaagtttttcttttttaataaagttaaatctctcaatatgggtatgtataaaaccaaaattttaatagaatCTCATTTCAAGCTACAgtcattaatttattgttatatttcagCGGTGAACAGTGCCACGTCCTTCGTTCTGTCTTCTATTCTAACCTTGTTGATATTTTCCG is part of the Pararge aegeria chromosome 2, ilParAegt1.1, whole genome shotgun sequence genome and encodes:
- the LOC120632970 gene encoding hydroxymethylglutaryl-CoA lyase, mitochondrial isoform X1, with protein sequence MQFIRNYIHKSSASAAICRTISTTVPEIRIYEVGPRDGLQNESKFVPTEIKTELIHKLANAGIKNIESASFVSPKWVKQMSDGSEVMKSIKRVQGVNYPVLIPNLKGYETAKGCNIEEIAIFPAGSEGFSQKNLNCSVEEGLKRFKLVADQAVKDGIRVRGYVSCILGCPYDGPISPKAIAKITEELFAMGCYEVSLGDTIGVGTAGSVRKLMREVLSVTTPDNIALHFHDTYGQGLSNLLAGLEFGIRTVDSSISGLGGCPYARGASGNLATEDLVYFLYGLGVNTNVDLVKLIEAGRYISNFLAKPTESRVNRAIGDKIKNCEDIVKMAACTL
- the LOC120632970 gene encoding hydroxymethylglutaryl-CoA lyase, mitochondrial isoform X3; the encoded protein is MSDGSEVMKSIKRVQGVNYPVLIPNLKGYETAKGCNIEEIAIFPAGSEGFSQKNLNCSVEEGLKRFKLVADQAVKDGIRVRGYVSCILGCPYDGPISPKAIAKITEELFAMGCYEVSLGDTIGVGTAGSVRKLMREVLSVTTPDNIALHFHDTYGQGLSNLLAGLEFGIRTVDSSISGLGGCPYARGASGNLATEDLVYFLYGLGVNTNVDLVKLIEAGRYISNFLAKPTESRVNRAIGDKIKNCEDIVKMAACTL
- the LOC120632970 gene encoding hydroxymethylglutaryl-CoA lyase, mitochondrial isoform X2 translates to MSDNCSFVSPKWVKQMSDGSEVMKSIKRVQGVNYPVLIPNLKGYETAKGCNIEEIAIFPAGSEGFSQKNLNCSVEEGLKRFKLVADQAVKDGIRVRGYVSCILGCPYDGPISPKAIAKITEELFAMGCYEVSLGDTIGVGTAGSVRKLMREVLSVTTPDNIALHFHDTYGQGLSNLLAGLEFGIRTVDSSISGLGGCPYARGASGNLATEDLVYFLYGLGVNTNVDLVKLIEAGRYISNFLAKPTESRVNRAIGDKIKNCEDIVKMAACTL